The Stenotrophomonas sp. NA06056 genome segment GGCGCACCCTGCTGCTGTACCTGGGCGCATTGCTGGCGGTGTTCGCGGTGGCGCTGTTGTTTGCCGCACGCGACTACGGCCAACGCGCGGCCAATCGCTCCTACGACCACCTGCTGGTGTCCTCGGCCCTGTCGATCGCCGATTCGGTGGCACTGGTGGATGGCCAGTGGCAGGTGGACCTTCCCTATGCCGCGCTGGACCTGCTGGCGATGGCACCGGAAGACCGCGTGTTCTACCGGGTCGCCGACAGCCGCGGCAACCTGATCACCGGCTACGGCGACCTGCCAGCGTCGCCGCGCCGGCCGGGCACGCAACCACAGCTGTTCGATGCGCCCTACAGTGGCGAGACCGTGCGTTTCGTGGTGGTTGGCCGTAGCTTTGCCGCTGCCTCCGCGCAGGGCGAGGTGCAGGTGCAGGTGGGGCAGACCCGGCGTGCACGCGAAGCGGTGGCCCAGGAACTGGTCAACCGCGCGCTGCTTGCGATCGGCGTGCTGTCCGGCCTGTTGCTGGCACTGGTGGCCTTCGGCGTGCACCGTGCGTTTCGCCCGCTGGTGCGGGTCGAGCGCGAGCTGTCGCGCCGCGAGCCATCCGATCTGAAACCGCTGGATGCGCGCGTGCCGCGTGAGATGGACCAGATGGTGGCAGCGCTGAACCGTTTCATGGAGCGCCTGTCCAGCAGCAATGAAACCCTGCGTGCCTTCATGGCCGAGGCCG includes the following:
- a CDS encoding sensor histidine kinase, translated to MADARSAGAAPGSLRRTLLLYLGALLAVFAVALLFAARDYGQRAANRSYDHLLVSSALSIADSVALVDGQWQVDLPYAALDLLAMAPEDRVFYRVADSRGNLITGYGDLPASPRRPGTQPQLFDAPYSGETVRFVVVGRSFAAASAQGEVQVQVGQTRRAREAVAQELVNRALLAIGVLSGLLLALVAFGVHRAFRPLVRVERELSRREPSDLKPLDARVPREMDQMVAALNRFMERLSSSNETLRAFMAEAAHQMRTPLAALRAQAQLALDDDDPQDMRRSLLAIERNATHMSRLLNQLLSDASVIHRSHLQRFATVDLAETVHQALHEALPQAGPAPRVQLAMTAEPVHVHGDALLLREAIKNLVDNALKYGGEGPLQIALTAEGGQAVLTIADHGTGIAAADAERVFERFARGEGAPSGGAGLGLAIVKRVVDSHGGQIDLSNRPLGGLVATIRLPRSST